Proteins encoded within one genomic window of Columba livia isolate bColLiv1 breed racing homer chromosome 1, bColLiv1.pat.W.v2, whole genome shotgun sequence:
- the LOC102094628 gene encoding single-stranded DNA-binding protein, mitochondrial isoform X3: MLRRPAWQVLRQFVRHESETVGSLVLERSMNRVQLLGRVGQDPIMRQVEGKNPVTIFSLATNEMWRTGDSDVTQGGDISQKTTWHRISVFRPGLRDVTYQYVKKGSRLYVEGKIDYGEYTDKNNVRRQATTIIADNVIFLSDGGMKEKV; encoded by the exons GTGCTTCGCCAGTTTGTAAGACATGAGTCCGAAACAGTTGGCTCATTGGTACTGGAAAGAT CCATGAATCGTGTTCAGTTACTTGGTCGGGTTGGCCAGGACCCTATCATGAGGCaagtggaaggaaaaaatccCGTTACCATATTCTCTCTTGCAACCAATGAGATGTGGCGAACAGGGGATAGCGATGTAACCCAGGGAG GTGATATCAGTCAGAAGACAACATGGCACAGGATCTCTGTCTTCAGACCGGGCCTCAGGGATGTTACGTATCAGTATGTGAAGAAGGG ttctcgGCTCTATGTTGAAGGGAAGATAGACTATGGAGAATATACAGATAAAAACAATGTGAGGCGTCAGGCCACAACAATTATAGCAG ataatgttatttttctgagtGATGGTGGTATGAAAGAAAAGGTGTGA